The Planctomycetaceae bacterium genomic interval GCACAGCCAGTGGCACACATCAAAGACACGATGGACATGGCACTAGACACCCTGAGTCGCCTGCATCCGAACTCCGATCAGTTTCATCTTTTCCACCAAACTGTCGGCGGTGAACGGCTTCATGACAAATTCGTCGACGCCCGCCATCAGGGCGCGGGCCATCTGAGCGGGTTCGGTTTCGGTGGTCACCATCACGATCTTCTGATCGCGGTAGGTGTCATCCGCCCGGACCGCCTTTACGAATTCCAGTCCGTTCATCACCGGCATATTCCAGTCGACGAGGATGACCTCGAAGGCGCCGGCTTCCAGAAGTCGGTCGAGACCCTGTTTGCCGTCTTCCGCTTCCGTGACGCGGAAACCCAGCGGAGTCACGATCTTGGTCAGGATCCGTCGCATCGCCCGCGAGTCATCTATGATCAAAGCGTTCATCAGTTGTCTTTCCGCACAACTCCAGGGGACATTTCAAGGTAAGGGTGGACCCTGTCCGGGCGCCATGGCCCGGACAGGATCGACGAAGTACGCAACTTAAATCCTGAATTTCGACACCAGCGTCTGCAGGGACGTGGAAAGTTCGGACAGCTCACCACCCGCCTGCTGCGTGTTGGCGGTTCCTTCCTTCGTGCTGGTTGCCGCCGCAGCCACCTGGCTGATGATCTGAGAAATCTGCGTCGTGCCGGTATTGGCTTCCGACACTCCGCGGGAGATTTCCTGAGTCGTGGCGGTCTGTTCTTCCACGGCCGAAGCGATCGTGCTGGAAACCGAACTGATCTCATTGATGATTTCGGTGATCTCACCAATCGCGATCACAGATCCTTCGGTGTCCGCCTGGATGGCTTCAATCCGCCGGCTGATGTCTTCCGTGGCTTTGGCGGTTTCCTTGGCCAGTTCCTTGACTTCGTTGGCGACGACGGCGAACCCCTTGCCGGCTTCCCCGGCCCGTGCCGCTTCGATGGTCGCGTTCAGAGCCAGCAGGTTGGTCTGTTCGGCGATCGAGTTGATCACTTTCACAACCTTGCCGATTTCGGCACTGCTGGAACCCAGGCTGGTGACCGTCGAGTTCGTGCGATCGGCAACCTCGACAGCCTTGCGGGCGATCGACGCTGCTTCCGTTGCACTGCGGGCGATTTCGCGAATCGACGCGTTCATCTGCTCGATACCGGCGGCAACCGTCTGCACGTTATGACTGACCTGTTCCGAAGTCGCCGAGGCGGTCGTTGCCTGCATGGACGTGCTGTCTGCCGTCCGCTGCATTTCCGACGCGGTCACGGTCAACTCCGAAGACGCAGCACTGAGCGTTTGAGCGTTTTCGGCAATGTCCTTCATGCTGAGCCGCAGGTCGGTCAGCAGTTTTTCGACACCCGTTGCCAACTGGCCCACGGCGTCACTGCCCTTGGCAGGCATTTCGACGGTCAGGTCACCCTTTGCCGCAGCCGCGACAACCGTGAGCAACTGGTCGACCTTCTGCTGCATTTCTTCGGCAAGCTGCCGTTCCCGCTCGATGCCGTCCTGCACGGCCTTTTCACTGGCAAGCTTTTGAGTCACGCATTCCCAGTTCACCAGAGTCCCTGCGAATTTGCCCTCCAGATCTGTAATGCGGCTGGCCTGCAACGCGAACGATTCAGGACCAACCTGTATCGTGACCTCATGCGGGAAGTTCTTCGCGTTTGCAATCAGATCCCGTTGATGCTGCGGCTTCCTGTGGAACACATCGATTGACTGTCCAATGATCTGCTCGGCCTTGACCGGCATGTGGGATTCCACTTTCGCAAGCAGTCGGACGGCGGCGGTGTTCACAAACGTGATGACGTTGCCCTTGTCTGCAAACATCATGGCAGCTGATGCGTTATCCATCATCGCACGAACCTTCGCGTTCTCCACTGCTGCCTGCTTTTGCTCGGTAATGTCGGCAGCGTACTTCACGACCTTCACCGGCTTGTTGTTCGCGTCGAAGATCGGGTTGTAGGAGGCCTGAATCCAGATCTCCTTTCCACCCTTGCCGAATCGCTTGAACTCATCCGCCTTGAATTCTCCGTTCCGGAGGTCGGCCCAGAACTTCTTGTAATCAGAGCTGGCCGCGTACGATTCCTCGACGAATATCCGATGATGGCGGCCCTGGATTTCTTCCAGTTCGAAGCCGACCGTCTTCAGGAAGTTCTCATTGGCGGTGAGGATCGTGCCGTCCAGGTCAAACTCAATCACGGCCTGTGATCGGTTGATGGCACTGATCTGACCGTCGTTGTCGGCGGCTTTGTCGACAAACGCAGTCAGCTCATCCAGCATCTTGTTCAGAGCGCGGGACATCCGACCAAAGTCGCCCTTCACGTGTGTCGAAACTTTCCTGGAGTAATCGCCTTTGGTCGCTGCTTCCAGCGATGCCGTCGCGGCCGATACGACATTGCCGACGCGACGGGCGTACAGCCAGGCAGCCACACCGATCACCAGCAGAGTCGCCAGGAATGTGTACCGTGACGCGGTACGCAGACTGTTTGCAGTGGCCAGGGCCTCGCTGCAGTCGACACGAACCAGCACATTCCACTTCATTCCCGGAAATCCGAGTGCTCCCCGCAGCGGAGCGTAACCGGCGGTCTGGTCGATTCCCTTGCGGGCATGGTACGAACGCGTGAGGCTTCCGGCTTCGCCGTCGACAACCCGTGTCGCCGCCTCGACGCCTTTCTCCACCAGATTGAACTTCGCGATGATGTCCATATCCCGCACGATCTTGTCCGTCCCGCGAACCGACGGATCGCAGTCCACGATGACGCGGCCCTGGTCATCCAGCAGCGTCAGTTCCGCCGATGCACGGCCCCGCTGTTTCAGTTCGGTATAAGACGCGAAGACGATTTCTTCGACGACGCTGAACTTCGTCACGTTTTTCCAGATGGCGACAACTTCGCCATTTTCGTCACGCACCGGTGCCGTGAATCCCAGGGCCAGGCCTTCGTCGGCATAGACTGCCTTCACGTTCTCGTCGACGTGCAGATGCTCGACAACGGTTCCCGTGAAGCTGCCGTCTTCTGATTCGTAGAATTTCCCCTGAATCGCCCTGCGGAACCAATCCGCATCGGCGAACGACTGCGAGTACAGGTGCTTCGTATCGATCGGTTTTCCGTCGCTGTCTCGACTGTTGACAGCAACCACTCGTCCGGTGGTGTCGACCAGAAGCGTGAAATAGTAAACGTCATACAGGTCAACGTACTGATTCATGGCCCGAACCAGCGGGTTGTCTTCGCTCGGATTGCCCCAGTTGTCCTGATTCCGGGTGGCCGGGTTGACTCCGAACGCCTGCACATCGCCGTAGCGTTCGAAGAGATTGCGATCGATCTTGTTGGCAATTCCTTCGGCGATTGTCCGGTATTCGTTGGCCGTGTCTCCGGCCATCTTGTCAGCGGCTCGCCAGTTGACGTAGCTCATGATGCTGAGCGGAAGGACGGCAAACCCCAGGCACATCGCAGTCAGCGTTGTCCGAAACGACACGTTCTCGAGTTTCATTTTCAGTTCCTTTCAGAATTGGCGATCAGCCGACGGCTGACTGTTGGTTGAGACATTGTTGGTTGAGACAGGGAAAGCGATGTGATGCCGACGGCAAAAGTGGCTTTCTTCGGCGGTCGTTTACTGCGGTGAAGCGTCAATGACGCGGTCTGTGTCGAGAATCAGCAGCAACTGACCTTTCAGTTTGTAGGCCCCGCGAATGAAGTCGCGCAGCACACCCCGGAGAGTCTCCGGAGCCCGTTCGAAGTCCTGCGGCACTGTTTCAATGACGTCAGAGATCCGGTCCACCAGCAGACTGACGGCGCCTTCCCTGCTTCGTACGACAACATTCAGAGGCTGCTGTTCGGTATCCGCCGCCGGCAGACCGAACCGCTGTCGCAGGTCCAGCGCCGTGACGATCTGGCCTCGCAGATTCATCAGCCCGCGCACCACCGGCGGCACCAGCGGTACTCGTGTCATGCGCTGGTAACGCAGCACCTCGTGGACCTTGGACACTTCGATGCCCAGGTACAGGTCAGCAAGGTGGAACGTGCAATAGGATTCAGTCATGTTCATGGACAGGGTTCTCGATATGTGAACTCAGTGTTCGGGTTCCTCAGGCAACAGCGTCCTGTTCAAAGAAGTCCGGAAATGTGCGGCGGACAAGGGATTCCAGGTTGACCAGTTCCGTCACCCGACCCTGCACGACAAGCTGGCCGGACGAAGCTTTGGACAGGCTGTCATCCAGAGTCTGTTCCACGATGTCGATGATCCGTCCCACAACAATGCCCACGCTGTGCAGACCGGTGGTGTAAACAACGACCGGCACACGACCGGTGTCCTCCGCCGAAGTCGCGCCGAAGCCGCCTCCGGACAGCCGCAGCAGCGGCATGATGCGACCGCGATACTGCACGACTTCGCTGCCGCCCGACTGCTCGATGTCCGACGGTGCGAATTCTTCCAGGCGGGCCACCATCGACAGCCGGACGGCGACACGCGTGCCGTTTCCGGGATCCACCACAAGCAGTGACTGCTGTGAGCCGGCCGCTTCGGACCGAGCCTTCTCATTCGCACCTTTCAGAGCCTGATCATGGTGCTCCGAAAGCACGTTGCCGATGCGAGCCAGTCCGATCACATCCAGGATCAGTGCGACGGAACCGTCGCCCATGATCGTCGATCCGGCGTAGGCCGCGATTCCCTTCAGATGCTGCCCCAGCGGCTTGACGACAATTTCCTGGGTGTCGGTAATGGAATCGACCACCAGACCGAACTGCCGGTGTTCCGCCTGCAGCACAACGATGTTGACGGTCTCGTCCGCGGTATGCTCCCGACCGGCGTGCTTTGTCAGCCCAAGCTGCTCATCCAGATAAACCAGCGGCAACAGATCGCCGCGAAGCCGATACACCGGGACGTCATGAATGAACTCGATTTCCTGCGCGGCGCGGGCTCCGTCAAGCCGGACCAGTTCCAGCAGACTGACCTGAGGAATGGCGTACTGGTCTCCGCCGGTGCGGACGATCAGCGCCGGCACGATCGCCAGTGTGAGCGGAATCTTGATTCGCAGCGTCGTTCCGTGGCCCGACTTGCTCTGAATGTCAAGACTGCCGCCGATTTGCTCCACGTTGGTTTTGACCACGTCCATGCCGACACCGCGGCCTGAGACGTTGGTGACTTTTGCGGCTGTTGAGAATCCCGGCAGCAGAATGAGCTGCACGGCCTCGCGGTCGCCCATCGCCTCGGCCTGCTCTTCGGAGATCAGTCCCTTGTCCACAGCCTTCGCACGGACTCGATCGACGTTGATTCCGCCGCCGTCATCGATGATCTCGATGTTGACCTGACCGCCTTCGTGGTAGGCACGCAGCAGTAGTGTTCCTTCTTCCGGCTTGCCTGCCGCAGCGCGGTCTGCCGGTGATTCGATGCCGTGGTCGACCGAATTGCGGACAATGTGTGTCAGCGGATCCTTGATCGCTTCCAGAATGGTTTTGTCAAGCTCCGTGTCCGCACCTTCCATCTTGACCTGAACGTTCTTGCCGCAGGCGTGGGACAGGTCCCGGACGACACGCGGCAGCTTGCTCCACGCGTTGCGGATCGGCTGCATGCGGGTCTTCATCACGCCTTCCTGCAGCTCCGTGGTGATCAGATTGACTCGCTGCGACGCCGACGAAAGCGCGGGGTCATCCGTCAACTGACTGAACTGCAGAATCTGGTTGCGGGCCAGGACCAGTTCGCCGACAAGGTTCATCAGCCGGTCGAGCAGCTCCACATCGATGCGGATCGTGGAATCGGCAACGGACGACTGACGGCCGTTCGATTCACCGGACGAAGGTGCCGCGGATTCGACAGAGGCCGAAACTGGTTTCCTGGCAGGTGTCCGAGCGGCCGCGGGCGTGGCTTCTTCCGCCGGTGCAGATTCCGCAGCGGTCGCCGTGGCGAGTTCTGGTTCGTCGGTCGCTTCAGCAGCCTTCGACTTGTTGCCGGCCGATTTCTTTGCCGGGCTGGTTTTCTTTGCGGTTGCTTTCCTGCGGGAGGCTCGCTTTTTCGGAGCGGCTTTCGACGTGGATTTCGGTGCGGCAAGTTCGTTGACGACATCCAGCACTTCCGCGTCAGTCAGCGAACCGGTGTCGTCGGCTTCCGGTTCCGTCAGCGTGGCCGTCGCGGTCTGCGGCGGTTCGGCTTCGGCAGCGGTCCCGGATTTCAGCAGCGATTCCAGCTTTGCCGTCAGCGGTGCAAAGTCGGTATCACCTTCGGCTCCCTCCGCTTCGATATGGCTCAGGATCTCTCGGATGGCGTCGACCATCCCCAGAAGTCCGTCAGCGATTTCCGCAGTCAGCCGCAGCTCGCCGTCGCGCAGAGGAACCAACAGGTTTTCACCCACATGGGCGACGCGTTCCAGCTTCGGCAGTGCCAGAAATCCGGAGGTGCCTTTGATGGTGTGCACCGTTCGAAAGATGCTCGCCAGCCGGTCACGATCGTCCGGCGCGTCTTCCAGCGCCACCAGGTCGCGGTCGAGCTGATCGAGCGATTCGTAACTCTCGACCAGAAATTCCTTGATGACTTCGTCAAAGCCTTCCACAGTTCACCTCTCCACAGCGGCAGTGTCCGGGCACCGTTAATCGGAGAGGTCACGCTGACCGGTTACCTCTCCGCAGTTTCTCTGGATTCACCGACACGATCGAATGCGCGGACGCCGGCTTGCCGCAGCGGTTGTCGAAACGCAACAGAAGTTGCGGGCGACCAACGCACAGGACGGATTGCAGCGATTGCGCGGAACGAACCGGTTCGAAACCTTCGCGCAGAGGCAATCGCGCGGCGGTTAAGCAAACGGAAGGATGCGTCTCAGCGTTCGATGAAGCGAACCGCGTTGCCGACACCGTCTTCGCTGCGAATCTGCTGCCCCAGCTGCACAGCGCGGGCGGTCATCGCAGCGTCGGTCGTGATCTGCCGGATCGCGGCAATCAACTTTCCTGGTGTCAGCCGCCTTTGCGGAATCGGGGCGGGAGCAACCCCCAGTGACTGCATCGTTTTCCCCCAGAACGGCTGGTCGCCGAAAAACGAGCAGATGAACTGCGGACGACCGGATCGAAGCGCCGCAGCAGTGGTCCCGCATCCGCCGTGGTGGACGACGGCGGCGCACCTTTCGAACAGCCAGTCATGCGGAGCCGCGTCGATCGCAAGCATGGAGTCCGGTAATTCCATCCCGCTCGGATCCAGTCCTCCCCAGCCGCGAGCCACGATCGCTCGCACGCCGGCGGCTCTGACCGCTTCCACAATCATGCGCGTCACGCGCGACGGGTCGCGGCCAAAGATGCTGCCGAATCCGAAATACACCGGAGGTGATCCCGCCGACAGAAACGACTCCAGCTCCGCCGAAGGCTGCCAGTCAGCAGCCCGATCGAGGAACCAGTAGCCGGTTACTGTCGCAGTTTCCGGCCAGTCGTCGGGCTGCGGAATGACGCTGGGGCTGAACGCGTGAATCGCCGGAATGACTTCGCCGTCGCCGCGCTTCAGAAAGTCGCGGCCGCTTCGGCGCGCCATCCCGTTCGCCACTCGCCAGGCGTTGATGTGCTTTCGAGTTGCCAGCCACGTGACGCGGTTGATGAGCTTCACCGTCATGCGGTTGTACCAGCGACCGAGCGGCAGTCCGGGAAATCCCATCGCCGGAAAGTCACCGGTCGGCACATAGATTGGCAGGTAGAACGCGAACATGCACGGTATCTGCAGCCGTTCCGCGAAGTCGGCCGATCCAAGCGCCTTCGGATGAAACAGAATCAGATCCGGCTGAACTTCCTGAGTCGCCTTCCAGGCATCGTCGATCTGACGCCGCAGCATCGGACCGACTTTGGGAAGCAGCCTGCGTCCGGTCTGAATCGCTTCCCACAGATTGCCCGTGTGTTCCATCGCGATGCGCCCGTCATCGGAACGCATGAACTCCAGCTGTTCATTGTTGATGAAGGCATAGTTCAGACCGTGATCTGATATAAAGCTTTCGAACTCCGCGCACGTGCCGATTGTGACATCGTGCTGATGCTGCTGAAGACGCATTCCCAGCGCGACATAAGGCTGAACGTCTCCGCGACTGCCGATTGTCAGAATCAGAATCTTCATTCCCCGGGTTCTATGCCCTGGACCGGGTCACCACAAACGGGTTACGGAAATGAAAACAGCGACATTCGCACTTCTCGCGCTGACGCTTGCCGCGCCTTCGTGCCTCGCCGGCGGACGAATCACGGTTCGCATAGAAGACGGCAGCGGCAACGTGACCCCCGCGCGAGCCTGGGTGGACGCAGGCGGTGAGCGCCTGTTTCAGCCGGCCGCTCCCGAAACCACAACGCCCTACGCGCGCGACCGCAGCTTCAGTTGCGACGGAACGTTCACCATGGACGTGCCGGCCGGAAAGGCTGTGATCCACGTCGAAAAGGGAAAGGAGTTTCTGCCGATCGACGTTGAGGTCGAAGTCAGCGAAGGATCTGCCGTCGAACAAACAATTCACCTGGAACGCTGGGTCGATATGCCGGACGCAGGCTGGTACTCGGCGGACCTTCACGTGCATCTGGGCTACGACGATCTGCGCGTTCTGAAACAACTGGCTCTGGCTGACGACGTCCACCTGACTCCGTCGTTCACGTACTGGCTGCGCGGCACCGAGGACGCATGGCATGCCGAATGGCCTTCCGACGAATTTCGTCGGCCGATTTCAATTGACAGCCGGCACGTCGTGACCCGCAACAACATCGAGATCGAACGCATCCACTTCAATGCCGAGCCCGGTGCGTCCGTCGGAGCCACGTTTCTGTACAACCTGAATCGTCCGGTCTCAGTGGCACGGTTTGGCGAATACTTCCCGACCGACGCCGATCTGTGCCGTATCGCAAGAATGGATTCACCGGATTCGGTCTTCGACTGCGACAAGCCATCATGGGCCGAAACCGTCATCGGCGCGGCTCTGGGACAGCTCGACACCGTTCAGGTCTGCCATAATCACTATCACCGCCTGGCAACGATCACGGGCGGCTTCGGCATGATCGGCCCGCTGGCTGCCGGCGAGTCGAACTCGCATCTCGGCGACGGCCTGTTTCACCGCACCAACAGCCTGTACTACCGGCTGCTGAACTGCGGGTTTCGACTGGGAGTCTCCGGCGGTTCGGCGATCGGAGTCATGCCGGTACCGACAGGCTACAACCGCGTCTACGCGAAAATCGAAGGACCGCTGACGCCGGAGAAATTCTGGGACGCGGTCAAGAACGGTCGGACGTTTGCCACGTCAGGCCCGATGCTGACACTGACGGCAAACGGCGAAGACGTCGGTTCGACGCTGGCGATTGATTCGTCGACGAAACAACTCGTGTCTGTTGCGGCCACCGTCCGGTCGATCGAATCACTGGAAGCACTGCAGATCATTCATGACGGAACTGTCGTCGAGACCCGCGATCTTCGGCAGGAGTCCGGCGATCCGGTTATCGCTGACGAGATGGAATTTCAGGTGACCCCGCGGCGCAGTGGCTGGATCGCGGCACGCGTGCTGTATCGAGCTCCGGACGGACTGTTGCGGCAGGCGCATACCAGCCCGATCTATCTTTCCGTCGACGGCAAACCCACGGCGTCGGCCAGGGATGCTCGCTACATGCTGCGGTGGATTGAGCGGCTGGCGGAGATCGCCATGTCGGGCGGGGATCGATTCCCGGACACCGACACTCGCGACGCCGTGCTGGCAACCTACGCCGAGGCAAGCGCGCGTTACGGGCAAATCATCGATTCCGCCACAGAACACTGGGGCGACTGAACCCGCCGGCACGTTGCAACAGTCGGGGAGCGTCGGGCCGATCACACGCCGTTCAGTAGCCGCCGGCACGTCCCGGCGTCCGATCGCCTGCAACAATCAGCCGGTGGCGACTTTCGGGCGGATGGATAAAATGCCGGCATGAAACGAAACCGCGAAAACGCTTCTACGCCGACAGAAGCCATCACAGTTCCGCCCGATTGGCTTGCGGAGTTTGAAGCGGCCGCCCGGCGACCGCTGGAACAGCGGTTTCGCTATGCCTTTATCAAGACGTACAAGCCGGTGATGGATGACGCCGAATATCGTTCGTTCGACACGATGGCGGAATATCGTCAGTGGTGTGAAGAAAACCTGCCGGACTGGCTGGGCTATGGCCGCGTTTGAATTGGATGACACCGGATTCTCAAGCCCAGTCTTCAACGACCAGGCCGGGGACGCGGGCAAATTCGCTGGTGTTTGACGTCACCATGACAGCTCCGACCGCCATGGCTGTAGCGGCGATGAGCATATCATTCGGACCGATGAGATTGCCCGCTTGTTCCAAATGCAGGCGGATCGAGGCATAGTGATCGGCGGCATCGCCCGAAAATGGAACTCTGCGGAACGGCGACAGCACGTGGTCAACCCGCTTCCGTTCAGCGGCAGGGTCAACGCTTTTGAGACACCCAAACAGCAGTTCTGCACGGACGATCTCAGGAATCCTGATGTCGCTGACTCGACAGGATCTGAGCCTGGCGACAACCCTGTCGTGATTTTGCAGGACAGCAATCACAATGTTGGTGTCGAGGCAATACGTCATGATCGGACGATTCACCCGGCGTTCTACGAATCCAGCGAAACGTCGTCCAGCGGGATTTCGACTTCAGGCGGGCACTCGATCAGCGACTCTCCAAAGCCGGCGATCGTTTCGAAGTAGCCATCCGGCCACTCGGCCGTTCCCTGCACGGCATCCTTCAAACGCTTTTCAGCCCAGGCAATGACCGAACATCCTTCTGATCGCGCCGTCCGTTCAATGGCGTCGAAAGTCCTGCCGTCGAAAGATATCGTCAATCTGACCATGTTAGTCGTCCTCGCGACGGACCAGCCGGTCGCATAACAGGATTCAGCTTCGCGCTCACGACGCGTCGGCTTGCCCGCGAGGCTCTTCAACCAGCGGAAACGACAGCGCTGATTGCCAGTATCGAGGCACAGGCTATTACTGTCAATGTGCTTGCGCCGTTGTGTACGGCAGGTTCACACCGGCAACCGGTCATCCTTTGGCTGTCCGAAGCGGACGGTGTTATCGAGGGCGTCGGATTCGTTGCCGCCAGGGACGCTACTCAGTGCTAGATCTGCATTGTGGTGTACAACGACTGACAGGTCGCTTCGCACGCGAACTCGATCCGTCACCGTCACGATCAATCAGGCCATTCACGCAAACAACGGTCCGCGTCCGGCGGCGCGGCGGGCGTCGGCGGCCTGGCCGGAATGGAACGACACGTGTGAACACATCGCCGCAAAGCAGGCTCCAATCGTCGCGAACGCCGGGCCAAGTTCCTTCGGTGCATGGCTGGGCTGATCGAGATCGCTGTCGTCAAGCGTGTCCAGATGCGCCAGCGTGGCAGCGCGGATTGCTGCGAACTTGATGAACAGTTCGTCCATCGTCGGTTGCCCGTTCGTGTCCGTCATCGGCACCGAAGTCATCGCGAACTGTTCGAGTTCCGGAAAACGGTTCGGCCGGCCCAGAATGAAGCCGTCCAGCAGATCACTTTCCGATCGAACAAGATGCCCGAGTAACCACAGTGGATGATTGCCTCCGTTCGGCGCGGGCTGAGTCAGCGGCGCATCGCTCATGTCGCCGAGCAGCTTCTCCGCCCAGGCTTTGCTGTTGTGCAGCGACATCCGGATGAAGTCGATCGAATTCATCGCTACGCCTCTTCCGCCATTTCCGTCAGCACATCACCGACCACGTCCAGACCTTCAGACAGCTCGTCGCGAGTAATGTTCAGCGCGGGCAGAAGGCGAACGACCGTGTCGGACGTGGCATTCAGCAGGACACCGCGTTCCATCGCCTTGCCGACAGCGGGAGTGCTGGGAATTGTCAGGTCGATGCCGATCATCATGCCGCAGATTCGCAGTTCTTTGATGATGGGCAGCGTTTCCTGAAGCTGCTGCAACTGTGTTCGAGCGAATTCGGCGTTGTCCTGGACATGATCCAGCAGACCTTCGGCTTCGATGGTCTCACCCGTAGCGAGACCGGCTGCCATCGCCAGCGAGTTCCCGCCGAAAGTGCTGGCGTGCATTCCCGGACGCAGGTCACCGGCGAATTCGTCGCGGGCAATCATTGCACCGCACGCGACTCCTCCGGCAAGTCCCTTCGCCATGGTCATCACGTCCGGCTGGACTCCCGTTTGCTGATAGCCGAACCATGTTCCCGTGCGGCCCATGCCGGTCTGTACTTCGTCAAAGATCAGCAACAGACCCTGTTCGTCACACAGGTCTCGCAGCGCCTGGAGGAAACCCGGCTGAGGAATTCGCACTCCGCCTTCGCCCTGCACCGGTTCGATCATGATCGCGCAGGTTTCGTCGTCGACCAGACGTTTGACGCCTTCGATGTCGTCCATCGCGGCGTAACGGAACCCGGCCATCAGCGGCCCGAGTCCTTCGTGGTACTTCGGCTGAGCAGTCGCGGTGAGCGCTCCCAGCGTGCGTCCGTGGAAGCCTCGTTCAAACGTAATGATGCGGTAACGTCCCTGAGCCGAACCGTGCAGTCGCGCCAGTTTGATGGCGGCTTCGTTGGCTTCAGCTCCGCTGTTGCAGAAGAAGGCTTTCCCGAAACTTCGCGTACAAAGGAATTCGGCAAAGCGGCCCTGTTCCTCGATGTACCACGTGTTGGGAATATGAATCAACTGAGCCGCCTGTTCCTGAATGGCTCGCACAACGGCGGGCGGCGAATACCCCAGAATGTTGCATCCCCAGCCGGGAAACAAATCCAGAAAGCCGCGTCCTTCCGCATCCCACACGCGCGACCCTTCGCCTCGCACCAGCGACACCGGATACCGGCGGTAGTTGGGAATCACGTACTGGTCAAACAGCTCGATCGTGGACTGGCTGCTGAGAGAAGCCACTGTGGTCATGCGAAGTTCTCCGGGTCGGAATCACAAATTTCGCGGCAGCATATCACCGCCAGGAAACGCGAGCGAGCGCAACAGGGCACCGGCGTCTGGTCGGTCGCCAGGCGCGCGAAAGGTCGGCTCGTGAGCAGACACGCCAGCCGCTGGCGGGTTCGCAGATCATGGCGCATCGCGGCAGCTGCGCGACTTGCAGACAGCGTCCGTCACTTCCGCAGGACGAATTTCTGAGCACGTTTGCCGATGATGTCGCCCAGATAGATGTTGCCCTTTGAATCCAGCGCGATCGCGTGAACCCAGTTGACGTCGCCGGGTTGTTCGGCTCCGTCGGTCCCCTTCGGAACGGTCCACAACTGCTGCAGCCTGCCGGATGGGTGAAAGCTCATCAGCACCTGATCCTTCGGCGGGCAGCTCAGCGGAGCACCGGGGTAGTCCGGGTCGTCGCGCCACGGCATCGGCGAACAGCCGCAGACCCAGATATCGTCGCTGTCCGTGACCCAGAATCCCCACGGCACAACCACGTTCGTCCAACTGTCCAGCAGTCTTCCGTCCAGGTTGAAGACCTGCACCCGGGCATTGTTGCGGTCGGCCACGTAGACGCGATCTGTGCTGTCGATCGCGATGGCGTGCGGCAGGCTGAATTCCAGCGGGCCGACACCCAGTTTTCCCCAGGCCTTCACAAAGTTGCCCTCTGCGTCGAAATGGACAACGCGGTTGTTGCCGTAGCCATCGGACACATAAATGTCGCCATTGGAAGCGAACGCCATATCGGTGG includes:
- a CDS encoding response regulator; the encoded protein is MNALIIDDSRAMRRILTKIVTPLGFRVTEAEDGKQGLDRLLEAGAFEVILVDWNMPVMNGLEFVKAVRADDTYRDQKIVMVTTETEPAQMARALMAGVDEFVMKPFTADSLVEKMKLIGVRMQATQGV
- a CDS encoding methyl-accepting chemotaxis protein: MKLENVSFRTTLTAMCLGFAVLPLSIMSYVNWRAADKMAGDTANEYRTIAEGIANKIDRNLFERYGDVQAFGVNPATRNQDNWGNPSEDNPLVRAMNQYVDLYDVYYFTLLVDTTGRVVAVNSRDSDGKPIDTKHLYSQSFADADWFRRAIQGKFYESEDGSFTGTVVEHLHVDENVKAVYADEGLALGFTAPVRDENGEVVAIWKNVTKFSVVEEIVFASYTELKQRGRASAELTLLDDQGRVIVDCDPSVRGTDKIVRDMDIIAKFNLVEKGVEAATRVVDGEAGSLTRSYHARKGIDQTAGYAPLRGALGFPGMKWNVLVRVDCSEALATANSLRTASRYTFLATLLVIGVAAWLYARRVGNVVSAATASLEAATKGDYSRKVSTHVKGDFGRMSRALNKMLDELTAFVDKAADNDGQISAINRSQAVIEFDLDGTILTANENFLKTVGFELEEIQGRHHRIFVEESYAASSDYKKFWADLRNGEFKADEFKRFGKGGKEIWIQASYNPIFDANNKPVKVVKYAADITEQKQAAVENAKVRAMMDNASAAMMFADKGNVITFVNTAAVRLLAKVESHMPVKAEQIIGQSIDVFHRKPQHQRDLIANAKNFPHEVTIQVGPESFALQASRITDLEGKFAGTLVNWECVTQKLASEKAVQDGIERERQLAEEMQQKVDQLLTVVAAAAKGDLTVEMPAKGSDAVGQLATGVEKLLTDLRLSMKDIAENAQTLSAASSELTVTASEMQRTADSTSMQATTASATSEQVSHNVQTVAAGIEQMNASIREIARSATEAASIARKAVEVADRTNSTVTSLGSSSAEIGKVVKVINSIAEQTNLLALNATIEAARAGEAGKGFAVVANEVKELAKETAKATEDISRRIEAIQADTEGSVIAIGEITEIINEISSVSSTIASAVEEQTATTQEISRGVSEANTGTTQISQIISQVAAAATSTKEGTANTQQAGGELSELSTSLQTLVSKFRI
- a CDS encoding chemotaxis protein CheW: MTESYCTFHLADLYLGIEVSKVHEVLRYQRMTRVPLVPPVVRGLMNLRGQIVTALDLRQRFGLPAADTEQQPLNVVVRSREGAVSLLVDRISDVIETVPQDFERAPETLRGVLRDFIRGAYKLKGQLLLILDTDRVIDASPQ
- a CDS encoding chemotaxis protein CheA, which translates into the protein MEGFDEVIKEFLVESYESLDQLDRDLVALEDAPDDRDRLASIFRTVHTIKGTSGFLALPKLERVAHVGENLLVPLRDGELRLTAEIADGLLGMVDAIREILSHIEAEGAEGDTDFAPLTAKLESLLKSGTAAEAEPPQTATATLTEPEADDTGSLTDAEVLDVVNELAAPKSTSKAAPKKRASRRKATAKKTSPAKKSAGNKSKAAEATDEPELATATAAESAPAEEATPAAARTPARKPVSASVESAAPSSGESNGRQSSVADSTIRIDVELLDRLMNLVGELVLARNQILQFSQLTDDPALSSASQRVNLITTELQEGVMKTRMQPIRNAWSKLPRVVRDLSHACGKNVQVKMEGADTELDKTILEAIKDPLTHIVRNSVDHGIESPADRAAAGKPEEGTLLLRAYHEGGQVNIEIIDDGGGINVDRVRAKAVDKGLISEEQAEAMGDREAVQLILLPGFSTAAKVTNVSGRGVGMDVVKTNVEQIGGSLDIQSKSGHGTTLRIKIPLTLAIVPALIVRTGGDQYAIPQVSLLELVRLDGARAAQEIEFIHDVPVYRLRGDLLPLVYLDEQLGLTKHAGREHTADETVNIVVLQAEHRQFGLVVDSITDTQEIVVKPLGQHLKGIAAYAGSTIMGDGSVALILDVIGLARIGNVLSEHHDQALKGANEKARSEAAGSQQSLLVVDPGNGTRVAVRLSMVARLEEFAPSDIEQSGGSEVVQYRGRIMPLLRLSGGGFGATSAEDTGRVPVVVYTTGLHSVGIVVGRIIDIVEQTLDDSLSKASSGQLVVQGRVTELVNLESLVRRTFPDFFEQDAVA